ATTTGAAACGGTCAAGTCACACGTCGAAGCTGCCACGGCAACTTCGGGTGAACTAGATCGATTGGCAGCAGAGTTTGAGAAGTCGAAGGATGAGTTGAAGGAAGAGTTCGCCGAAGAATCTCGAAAGCTCTTGGAGGAGTTGAAAGACAAGGGGGCAACATCCGTCGAGCCTGACGACATTCTTAAATTGAAGAAGATCATCGACGAGACCGAAGACGAACTGAAGCAAGTTAAGAAAGAGAAAGATGACAAGTCAGCAATCGAGAAGCTCTTGTTGCAGCATCTCGTCACCCTAACTGACGAATATCACAAGGAATTCAAGCTCATCGAGCAAAGGCTTCAAGCGATCAACAAGGAGGAGACCGCCCTGCAAATCGAAATCGGCTACCGGGGCGATAAGGCAGGATTTCTGAACTATTTGGTTGACACGTTCAAGGGCAGCAAAATACGAAAAGATAAGCTGCAACTCATCGCTGACAAGTTTGTCGATGGGGCGGCAGTGTATCGGGACATGGAAGCTGCACGGACAACTCTCGGGAATTCAGCGGCTACCTTTGAACAGTGGTTCGACGAGAATCTTGAATCACTTCTAACTTGGCAAGTGCCAAATAGCTACACGATCAAGTATCACGGCAAAAAGCTAAAGAGTCATTCGCTGGGCCAGCGGGCTTCAGCGCTAATTCTCTTCGTCCTCAGTCAACGAGATAGCGATGTTGTGATTATCGACCAGCCCGAAGACGATTTGGACAACCAGACGATTTACGATGATGTCATCAAGCTGATTCGGAGATTGAAGCCAGAGACGCAGTTTGTCTTTGCGACTCACAATCCGAACATTCCAGTTCTCGGCGACTCAGAACAAATTATGTCATGTACTTGTGAAGAGGACATTCAAGTCGCACTGGGAAGTATTGATTGCCCGAACCAGCAACAGGCTATCGTGACAATCATGGAAGGGGGCAGTGAAGCCTTTCAGCGCCGGAGAGACATTTACGAGATGTGGAGCGAACGGAATTCCTGATGGCAAAGAAACGAGCCAAGAAAAACGAAACACCAGCGCTTCGGTTCGACGAAAAACTCGTTCTGAATCAGTGGATGCTGTCTCTGTTTGATGTCGGCGACTTCGACACACTTGCCGAGCGATTGAAGCCTCTCCATCTTGAGGGACTGGACGAGAACAACGTCCACACATTCCACAAAGAGTTGAAGCTGCTCTGGGACTACGAAGAGTTTCCCGGCGACACGCTGCTCGGCTACGACCAGAACATCGTTAAGCACACGCTGACGCTCAGCGAGAATCGAGCCGAGCCGCTGAAGTGGAAGTATTTCCAATATCTGTCGCTGCTATTCACCGAAGTCTATCTCGATCGTTTCTTCCGTGACCCGGATAAATTGCTGGCCGACCTGAACCAGCATGTCGCCAAGTTCAATGAGGGAAAAACCACAAAGGAACAGCTACCGGCCTACGAGCCAAATGACCTGCGGAAGCTGGCCTTCTGGAATGCCACCGGGAGCGGCAAGACGCTGCTGATGCACGTCAACATCCTCCAGTACCAGCACTACCTGAAGTTGCACGACAAAGAGAAGGGACTCAACAGAATCATCCTGCTGACGCCCAACGAGGGCTTGTCAAAGCAACACCTCGAAGAGTTCCACGCCTCGGGTATGGACGCTGACCTGTTCTCGAAAGAGTCTCGGTCGTTGTTCTCGGGCCGGTCAGTCGAGATCATCGAAGTCACCAAACTCAAAGAGGAGATGGGGCAGAAGACGGTCGCCATCGACGCCTTTGAGGGCAACAACCTTGTACTGGTTGATGAAGGACATCGAGGTGCATCTGGTGAAACGTGGATCGATGCTCGTGATCGACTTTGCGAAGGTGGATTTTCGTTTGAGTATTCCGCCACGTTCGGGCAGGCGATGAAGGGCAAGAAGAAACTTGAGTCACGCTACGCCAAGAACATCCTGTTTGACTACTCGTACAAGTATTTCTACCGGGACGGCTTCGGGAAGGATTACCGCATCCTGAACCTCGCCGACGACTCCGACGAGGAACGCCGCAACCTGTACCTGACGGCCTGCCTCGTTGCCTTCTACCAGCAGCAAAAGCTCTACGCAGACAACCCGAACACGTTCCGCCCCTTCCTGCTGGAGAAGCCCCTGTGGGTTTTCGTCGGCGGTAGCGTGAATGCCGTGCGATCAGAGAACAAGCGCAAGGTGTCTGATGTGGTGGATATCCTGCTGACGCTGGCCGAGTTCGTGAAGGAAAAGCGAGATTCGATCACCCTGCTGGAGCGGCTGCTCAGCGGCAGGCCCGGCCTACTCGACCAGCGTGGCAACGAAATCTTCGCCACCGCCTTTCCACACCTGATCTCGTCTGGGATGTCCGGCGAGGAGATTTACAACGACATCCTGAAGGTGTTGTTCAACTCGTCCAGCCAAGCTGCCCTGCATGTCGAGAACCTGAAAGGCACGGATGGCGAGATCGCTCTACGCCTCGGTGAGAACGAACCCTTTGGTCTCATCAACGTCGGTGACGCCACCAGCTTATGCAAACTCTGCGACGAGCATGACCTGTTGAACGTGGACGAGAAGGAGTTCTCAGGTTCGCTCTTCCGAGGTCTCAACGAAGACGACTCGACGGTCAATGTTTTGATCGGATCGAAGAAGTTCACCGAAGGGTGGAACAGTTGGCGAGTCAGCACGATGGGACTCATGAACATCGGTCGCACAGAAGGCTCAGAGATCATCCAGTTGTTCGGTCGTGGTGTACGTCTGAAGGGCCACGGCATGACCTTGAAACGCAGTAGCCAACTTGAAGGTGTCAGTCGGCCTGACCGTATTCACCTGCTGGAAACGCTGAACATCTTCGGTATCCGGGCCGACTACATGCGGCAGTTCAAGGAGTACCTCGAAGAAGAAGGTCTTCCCGGCAATGAAGAGCGGATCGAGTTCATCTTGCCGGTCGTCAAGAACCTGAATGGGAAGAAGCTCACCAGCGTCCGGATCGAGGAAGGCAAAGATTTCAAGCTGCACGGCCCGAAGCCCACACTCGCTGAGCCACCAGATCGTCTACTGCGTCATCCGATTTCACTGAACTGGTATCCCAAGATTCAGGCTCAGCAGAGCAAGGGCGTGGCCAAGACCGAAGACTCGGCGGTGAAGCACGAAGGCAAGCTGGAGGAACGTCACCTTGCCTTCATGGACATCGACGCCATCTGGTTTGAGCTTCAGCACTTCAAGAACGAGCGGTCGTGGTACAACCTGAACCTGCACCGGGACAGTATCGTTCCACTTCTGCTTGACTCCCGGTGGTACAAGCTCTTCATTCCGCCCGAGGAATTGGAGTTCACGCAGTTTGACCGGGTACGACGCTGGCAGGAGATCGCCGTCGCCCTGCTCAAGAAATACGCCGACCGCTACTACAAAAACAAGAAACAGGAGTGGGAGTCGGACTTCTACGAATACCACACTCTGACCGAGGACGATCCTAACCTTCAGGTTGAATACCGGCTGCTGATTGACGAGTCACAGGATCAGATCGTCGATCAACTCAAGGGTATTCAGAGCGATCTCGATGCAGGGGTGCTAAAGGACTGGCCGTTCGGATCGTGCATGGCGTATTCGTTTGGCCAGCATCTCTACCAGCCACTCCTTCACGTCAAGAGCGATTTCGTGGATGTCAGCCCAGTCTCACTCAACGAAGGTGAGAAGGAGTTCGTCACCGATCTTCGCAGATTCTATGACGACAACAACTCGTTCTTCGATGACCGGGAACTCTACCTGCTCCGCAACATGAGCCGTGGCCGAGGCATCGGCTTCTTCGAGGCTGGAAACTTCTACCCCGACTTCCTTCTCTGGCTGCTGGTAGACGGTAAGCAGTACGTCACGTTCGTTGATCCCAAGGGCATCCGAAACCTCGAAGGCCCAGACGATCCCAAGATTCGCTTCTACCGGACAATCAAGGAACTGGAGGATCGCCTCGGCGATCCCAACTTGATCCTGAACTCGTTCATCATCTCAAACACGCCCTTCCAGCAAGTCCGGTGGTGGACGGAAGACCTGACGAAAGAGCAGTTCACAAAGTCACATGTCCTGTTCCAGAAGGAAGACAAGAAAACGTACATCGAGCGCCTCCTAACAACGGCGGCGAGCGACCAGCAAGTCACCGTGGAGGCGTAGTTCCATGAAGTTCCTGAGACGCTCAAAGGACACAGAAGCCGAACTCAAGCGACTGATTCAACACTGCAAATCACTTCGTTGGTCTGTAGCTTGGGCGTCTCACGGATTTCCTCTGTTCGACCACTTGGTCAAACACACGGAAAAAATCCACCAGTTGACAATCGGCATCCACTTCTATCAAACGCACCCGGATTTCATCGCAGCCTTCATGGGACATGATGATGTTCGATTCGTCATGAACCCCAGCGGTGTGTTCCATCCCAAGTTGTACTACTTTGATCTCGGTGACGGGAACTGGGAGTGCATTACTGGGAGTCCGAACTTCACACATTCGGCCTTCCATGCAAACACCGAACATGCTTGCCTCTTCAGCAACAAAGATGTTGGAGCGGAATCAAATCATCGGGAGATTTTGTTGGCGCTGGACGAGGCGATGGTGAGTGGAAAAACCCTGAGTGATAAGGAGTTGGCGGCATACCGCTCGATTTGGAAACGGCAACAGAAGCGCCTCGGGCCATTGTCAGGAAGCTACAGTCCTCCCGAAAAGAAAAAAGGAAAACGTTCGCCTCTGGATGTCCCTCTGTTTGTGGAGGACTGGGACGACTACTTCAACTCGGTAAAGGAGGATCAAGAACATACTACGGCTGGACGGCTCGTCGTACTTGAAAAAGCCCGCAAGCTATTCAGCGAGCATTTACATTTCGGTGACATGGTAGATGAAAACAGAAAACGCATTGCCGGATTTGGCAGTGAGCCGGATGTGGACTGGGGATGGTTCGGCAGCATGAGGGGGCACGGCCTATTCATGCAGGCTGTCAACCAAAACTCTTCGGACATCTCTGATGCTTTGGATCAAATCCCTTTGACGGGATTGGTGTCTCAAGAACACTTCGATGAGTATGTGTCAAGGTTTCAGAAGTCCTTTGATAAGTCTGGTATTGCAACCGCCACCCGGCTGTTGGCTATGAAGCGACCTGACTACTTCGTTTGCCTCGACAGCAAGAACCGTGACAAGCTCTGTGAAGCCTTTGATATTCCGAAGAGTGTTGACCTCGACGATTATTGGGAAAAAGTCATTCAACGAATCACCGACTCAAACTGGTGGAACGCTCCCGAGCCGAAAGATGATCTTGAGAAACGGGTCTGGAAGTGCCGAGCAGCCTTTCTCGACGTGAGATTCTATGACCCGAAGTAAATGGGAATAGCTCCCGTGTCTCTGGGAAGGCCATCGCTTTTGTAAAAGGAAGAAGACTCCAATGCGATTGACCAAGAGTTTGCCTCGAACAACGGTGGAAACCTTTACGTTTCTCAAGCAGACTGACATAACGGGGTTGATTCGCCTGCTGGCTGAGCATCGAGGGCATCACAATGCCCGAGATCGATTTTACCGCCTTCTCTATTCGTGCCTGATTTTCGACCATTACTCTGATGTATACAGGCGACAAAACCCCGTGAACGGGATCGCAAGCGGTTGGTATCAACTTGCAGACCTTCCCGATGTTGGTCGCATCTACAGAGAATTGTTGCCGATCACTGATGAATCCGTAATCGGGGATATTACACTGACTCTGCCAATCACTTCGGCGAGTCCGCTATTCCAGAACTCTGCTCCCAGATCGCCGCCTGCACTCCCCCAAGGCGAATGTACTGTGCGGCAGTTGACGGTACGGCAGTTCATAGAAGTGTGCTGGGTTGTAAGATGCAATCTCCTGCATGGTTCGTATGACCCAACCGTTCAGGAAGTCAGCACTCTGATACGAAACGTGTCTCGGCCATTCTCTGCTCTTGTTTGGCGAATGATCTGCGAAACGCCGATGCGTTGAGCGGTTAGGCTAACACTCTATGGCAATTACACTTGTTTCCCTGTCTGATCGCTGAACATCCACTTCTTGTCCTCAAAGTCGAAGTTCCCCTCGTTTCGAAAGAGCATCACGGCGGTCTTCGCAGAGATGTTTTTGAGCATCTCCGGCTGGTCATCGATGTAGAAGCTGATCTGCCGCTCGGCGATCACCTCGGCCTTCTGGTCGAATGAGTTGACCAAGACGACATCGGTAAAGCGAATCCGGTGCTTCTCCAAATCGGCGATTGCGTTCTCACGATTGCTTCGGAACGTGATGACTAGAACATCGCCCGGCCAAACGGTTGTGAGGATGTGAAAAAAGCCGGGAGCTTCATCCACACATCCGTCGAGGTCGATCCCCAGTGTCGGCTTGGGCTGATGAAGCGCTGCACGGACGACCTCGCTGGCGTGTTGGATTTGGTCTTTCAGATGTTCATTGCTCATGGCAGTTTTCCTCGCTGACGTGAATGTTGCGTCTTCGACACTCGGGGGTGCCTCATTACTCAGATTTGTCGTCAAACGCTTTCTTCCATTCAGTGCAGCGCTCTCGATACCGCCGTTGACCATCAACATAAGCGTCTTCATCAGTGCCCTCAATCAAGCGGTGAACTGACGTTATTTCAGGCCAGTCTTCCAAGTCGAATATCTCCCACCACAGCTTTTCAATATCATACTTGCAATTCTCATTCTCTGGATTATCGGGGTCGTGCCAGCAGTAACTTCCAACTTCTGTCTCTCCGCACTGGCCTATGCAATCCCAACACATTGCCTTTCCGACAGCCTCATGCTCGTTTGCGGCACACACCTCAATCGTTATATCGAGATGCGCACTCAAATTGATGTGATAGGTTTTCTGGGCTGGGGTATCTTCATCAACTTCGGAGATGGGCCACTCTCCAGTCCACGCTGAGGCCATTGGGTCGTGTCCCTCGCAGTCGCAAGTGATCCGCTGGCCTCCGCAGGTAGAACAACGCTCAAGGTCGCATTCATTGATGTGTGGCTGGCCAATGGCCACGCCGCAATCGGGGCAATTATTTTCAGTTGTCATCTGTTGAATCCTTTCTTTAAGTCCAAATGTTGTGTCGGCGAGTAATCCCATCACTGTGTCTACGCCAGATCGACCCTCAGAGAGTCGCCTTCCTTCCAGAACGACCACTTCGGGTTGGCGTCCCCGGCCTCCAAGCGAATCAGACCTTCAGTCCCACCATCTTCGTCGAGGAAGCAGTAGCCGTAGTCGAAGTTGTTGCCGGTTCTATCGTTGATCGCAGCCATTTCTTCGTCTGAGAAATAGTGCCAGCCGCCGTCGCTGCAATCCATCCGATGCCAGTTGTTCTGGATGCACTCTCGGGCAATCCGATGCAGTTCAGCACCGAACTCGTCATCCTCGTCCCAAAGCGAGCCCAACTCATTCAGATCGATGGTCGCCAAAAACTCTGCATCCTCGGGAGAGATGGCGTCATCATCGTCGTCGTGAATAACCAACGTGGCTTGCACGTCCATCACCGATTCCGGCAATGACTGGATGTACTCTGAGAGTTCACGCAGTGACATTCGCTCGGTCGGGATGTCATTTTCGCCGACTATTCTAAGCAGTGGTGGCAGACGCTCTGCTTGTTCGCATTCTTTGGCGTGCGACGTGCCCACGGACACGCCACAATCGGGGCAGGTTGTTTGGGTTGTCATCTTCGATTCCTTTCTTTCAGTCCAGAAGTTGCTTTCGCCGCTCTCGTCCATCTGATCTCTCACTCCCAATCAAGCTCCACTGGCTTATACGGCATGATGAAGTCTTTGACGGCCACGGCAATCGGTTTCCCTTGCTGGTTGATGCCGACAAGTTGGCCGGTGTTCGGGTTGTATTTCTTGGGTGTGAAAATCACCTGCCGTTGATCTTCGTCTAGGAAGGTGAACTGCTTGTCGGTGGTTTTCGTGTTCTCGCTCATTGGTTGGTCTCTTTGCCAAGTGACACCTCGCCGTCATCAGAAACCGTGGCAAGCAGCCCGTTCGTGTTGCGAACTTACCTTGAGCGGTGAAGCGAAGAGTGAGAGGGCCTCTCATAACGGCATTCCCAGTACGAAGATGTACTGGGAATGCCGTTTGGAAAGTGAGTCATGCGCAGTTGCTCGCAAAGACTTCTTCCATCATTTTCCAGCACAGTGACGCCGCAGTCATTTCCTTGCCTACGCTTGCCAAGACATCCTTTCTAAAGTGGTGATTCGCATAGTCGGCTGCCAGTGCCAAGAGGATTTCTGCGGCATAATCCGCATCACAGTCATTCAGCAATGCTCTGATCTTGTCCATGCGTGTTGGTGCTTCTGTTTCCATGACGTGTACTCCTTCTGTGTATTAACAAATTATGTCCCAGCAAACTCCTTGCTGTGCTGATAGGACAACAATACGACTTGCAGTCTGTGGCAGGAACGAACAAATGAGTGAGCAGCTACTCACTCATTTGCCACTCAAGTCGATAGCCCTTTCTGTCGCTCTTGATGAACTGACCGATCCCCGACTTGTGAATCTTCAATTTCCTCTTGATCGTCATGTCCAGTCGCTCATCAAAGACGTAACTCGGGTAAGCCAACTTCATCTGCGTGGTTGATCTCGGCTCACCTTTGGCGTCGAGTAGGCACTGCACGACAGCAGCAAGCTGCTGGTCAATTTCGTATTGAACGCCGCTAACTGTGATCGTGCCCGATGCCACATCCACTTGTACGTCAATGGCCATTGTCGGATCAGTTGACCTATCCATTAGCCACTGCTGCCAAGCGATTACTTCATCGGCGGTGGCCGCTAAATGCGGACTAAGTTGGAAACCATGCTGCTTCATCAACCCCAAAGATTCTGGGCCGAAAAACCGCAGAAGTTCCGCTTCCGACCAGAAGTCGTGTAAGCCACCTTTGACGCCAACTTCTCGAAGAAACTCGACAGATTCGCCATCGCTAAGAATGTAGTCGGAAGCAACAGTCTTGCCGCCGACCAAAGCAACGGCGTCATGTGGAATGTTGAAGGCTGCACGAAGCGCCCTCGAAACATAGCTCACCGTCTTCCCTCTCAGATCGAAGCGACCTTCGTTTGCTCCGTGTATAACCCGGACTGTCATAATGTGTCCTTATTGTGCTTAGAGGGACTAATAATCCAATTGCTGCTCAAGATGCTTGAGTAAGCTGGCAACCTTCGTGAGACCCTGAGACTGACAACAGGAGTAACCTGCTCAGCGGTGCATTTTTTGGCGGTCACGTCAACTGCGCCGAAATGAAAAGAGCCGGTTTTCCCCGGCTCTTTTCACGAAATCGACACTGCACACCCAAAAGGTGTTATTACCCACTTCTCTCATCTCCTCGTTGCAAGAGTTGGACTGATAACGGACGAGAATCCGACAACTATTAAGCGGCCTGTGAACCGTCTTCTTCCAAGCGGCTACGAGCGATGTCAACGTACTTCTGCATCACATCGATGCCATAGAAGTTTCTGCTGGTCGCCTGTGCCGCCAGTAGCGTCGTGCCCGAACCAGCGAAACAGTCCAAGACCGTACCACCCTCGGGGCAGAAGGTCTTGATAAGCTTTTCAGCCAACGGCTGAGGAAACATTGCCGGGTGCATCACGCCCTTTGAGATTGTTCCCATTGGAACTGTGAACACATCCGAAACACGAGTCCGACCAGAACGTTTCTCAGTGTTCTGGCCAGTATGAATCGGCAGATCGCTACCCATTCCGAAGCGAGTTGAACCACGGGATGAGATTTCGTCTGACCATCCGCCGCAAGCCTTCGTGTCGATGAACGGGTTGTGCGTCTTGCTGAACCAAAGGATGTTTTCATAGGCACGACGTGGACGCCGGTTACTGCCTTGAAAACCTCCTCCATCTGGCTTGTACCAGATCAACTCTTCGCACTCGTGCCACCCAAACTTCCGAAGGGCGAGCCGAGTCCTAAGAACATATTCGCTGATGACACCTTTCCTTAGATGAGGACGAATCACCATCAGCACAGACCCGTCGTCGGTCAGCTTCTCCCACAGCTTCGCCATCCACTTCACCGTGAAAGCTGGAAAGTCTCGCTCGGACACACCGGGGTACATTTTCTTCCGCTGGTTGGCATACGGTGGCGAACACAAGGCCAAGTTGACCGACTGGTCAGCTAGTCGAGGGATCGTCTTGGCGCAGTCTCCTTGTACGACACTGTTGATCTTCAACGGTGGCTCGCAACGAACTTGTGCAGGCGCATCTTGTTCCGCCTCCTCCTGCTTGTGCTTCGCCAGTCGGTGCAGGCTCGTCTTTCGGTATTGCTCATCCTTCTCGATGCCGTGGATGTGATCCCACCCGGCCTTCAATGCTCCGAGCATTTCCGATCCGCTACCCGAGTAAGGCACGAGCAAGCGTCGTGCGGTTCGTCGCTCAGGCGGAAGAATGAGTTCGGCCAAATGCTCACACAAGCGAAGGGGCTTGACAGCCGGGTGGTCGATGCCCTGACGCTCTTCCTTTGACGCTTTCGCAACGTAGAAGAAGCGAGACGCACCGCCATCGTCATCATAGCCCTCGACTGCCGAGTACCGAGACACAAACGAGTTCATTGTCTTGCCATTTCCAACCACTCGATCTTGCTGACGACGTAAACCTCGACGAGACCGGCTCGGGCCACTTTGCTCATTTAGTGCCGCCGCCGCATCTTCGTCGAGCATCACATTGGCAGGCCAGCGGCCTCCCTCAATGGTTTCAACTGCGTGACCAGACCTTGCCCACTGAGATCGATCTTCTCGAACGTCCTCCTTACGAGGATACGGAGCTTGATGGCTACGTTTTGTCCCGCTGCTCGATCCAATCCGGCTTCCATCGATGTCCAGACCACCACATCCGAAGATAGCGGCGTTCTTGGCATAGCTGTCGCAGATGGGCTTCATCGCCAGCACGATAGGCTCCCATGCCGGTTTCAGCG
The genomic region above belongs to Gimesia chilikensis and contains:
- a CDS encoding DEAD/DEAH box helicase family protein; its protein translation is MAKKRAKKNETPALRFDEKLVLNQWMLSLFDVGDFDTLAERLKPLHLEGLDENNVHTFHKELKLLWDYEEFPGDTLLGYDQNIVKHTLTLSENRAEPLKWKYFQYLSLLFTEVYLDRFFRDPDKLLADLNQHVAKFNEGKTTKEQLPAYEPNDLRKLAFWNATGSGKTLLMHVNILQYQHYLKLHDKEKGLNRIILLTPNEGLSKQHLEEFHASGMDADLFSKESRSLFSGRSVEIIEVTKLKEEMGQKTVAIDAFEGNNLVLVDEGHRGASGETWIDARDRLCEGGFSFEYSATFGQAMKGKKKLESRYAKNILFDYSYKYFYRDGFGKDYRILNLADDSDEERRNLYLTACLVAFYQQQKLYADNPNTFRPFLLEKPLWVFVGGSVNAVRSENKRKVSDVVDILLTLAEFVKEKRDSITLLERLLSGRPGLLDQRGNEIFATAFPHLISSGMSGEEIYNDILKVLFNSSSQAALHVENLKGTDGEIALRLGENEPFGLINVGDATSLCKLCDEHDLLNVDEKEFSGSLFRGLNEDDSTVNVLIGSKKFTEGWNSWRVSTMGLMNIGRTEGSEIIQLFGRGVRLKGHGMTLKRSSQLEGVSRPDRIHLLETLNIFGIRADYMRQFKEYLEEEGLPGNEERIEFILPVVKNLNGKKLTSVRIEEGKDFKLHGPKPTLAEPPDRLLRHPISLNWYPKIQAQQSKGVAKTEDSAVKHEGKLEERHLAFMDIDAIWFELQHFKNERSWYNLNLHRDSIVPLLLDSRWYKLFIPPEELEFTQFDRVRRWQEIAVALLKKYADRYYKNKKQEWESDFYEYHTLTEDDPNLQVEYRLLIDESQDQIVDQLKGIQSDLDAGVLKDWPFGSCMAYSFGQHLYQPLLHVKSDFVDVSPVSLNEGEKEFVTDLRRFYDDNNSFFDDRELYLLRNMSRGRGIGFFEAGNFYPDFLLWLLVDGKQYVTFVDPKGIRNLEGPDDPKIRFYRTIKELEDRLGDPNLILNSFIISNTPFQQVRWWTEDLTKEQFTKSHVLFQKEDKKTYIERLLTTAASDQQVTVEA
- a CDS encoding DNA methyltransferase encodes the protein MNQNDGQPYQITEGDVLEVLKSLPSNSYDGGFCDPPYGLGFMGNNWDQNVPSVEVWQEMLRVCKPGAYLLAFGSPKTFHRLTCHIEDAGWEIRDTLCWLYGEGFPKSQDFSKGIAQFCSHGDLVERFRGRGTTLKPAWEPIVLAMKPICDSYAKNAAIFGCGGLDIDGSRIGSSSGTKRSHQAPYPRKEDVREDRSQWARSGHAVETIEGGRWPANVMLDEDAAAALNEQSGPSRSRRGLRRQQDRVVGNGKTMNSFVSRYSAVEGYDDDGGASRFFYVAKASKEERQGIDHPAVKPLRLCEHLAELILPPERRTARRLLVPYSGSGSEMLGALKAGWDHIHGIEKDEQYRKTSLHRLAKHKQEEAEQDAPAQVRCEPPLKINSVVQGDCAKTIPRLADQSVNLALCSPPYANQRKKMYPGVSERDFPAFTVKWMAKLWEKLTDDGSVLMVIRPHLRKGVISEYVLRTRLALRKFGWHECEELIWYKPDGGGFQGSNRRPRRAYENILWFSKTHNPFIDTKACGGWSDEISSRGSTRFGMGSDLPIHTGQNTEKRSGRTRVSDVFTVPMGTISKGVMHPAMFPQPLAEKLIKTFCPEGGTVLDCFAGSGTTLLAAQATSRNFYGIDVMQKYVDIARSRLEEDGSQAA
- a CDS encoding phospholipase D family protein translates to MKFLRRSKDTEAELKRLIQHCKSLRWSVAWASHGFPLFDHLVKHTEKIHQLTIGIHFYQTHPDFIAAFMGHDDVRFVMNPSGVFHPKLYYFDLGDGNWECITGSPNFTHSAFHANTEHACLFSNKDVGAESNHREILLALDEAMVSGKTLSDKELAAYRSIWKRQQKRLGPLSGSYSPPEKKKGKRSPLDVPLFVEDWDDYFNSVKEDQEHTTAGRLVVLEKARKLFSEHLHFGDMVDENRKRIAGFGSEPDVDWGWFGSMRGHGLFMQAVNQNSSDISDALDQIPLTGLVSQEHFDEYVSRFQKSFDKSGIATATRLLAMKRPDYFVCLDSKNRDKLCEAFDIPKSVDLDDYWEKVIQRITDSNWWNAPEPKDDLEKRVWKCRAAFLDVRFYDPK